One segment of Mobula birostris isolate sMobBir1 chromosome 29, sMobBir1.hap1, whole genome shotgun sequence DNA contains the following:
- the LOC140190147 gene encoding formyl peptide receptor 2-like, translating into MSVSKGVYSSTLTGNIALYNFTAGGSRSEWGAPSIMSMFILILTFLLGVPGNGAVIWVSGFKMKSKVHTVCFLNLAMADLMYCLLLPFPMISISQFYSGYVINLPWVFITSAILLNAFVSIYMLCLISIYRCLAITRPICFQQHLSLAWVRATCFVVWVIANAICLLLFFDRYHSESIIIWTVFSFGLPLVIMIICYSLVGWRLRGERFAQSRKPVRLIVTAVSAFMICWLPITLCALITIFSRRFLPDWVIFTKALASFNSSLNPLVYVFAGSDFRQVFKRSLFASLQLTFTEPELKGESQNRNPTSNTIV; encoded by the coding sequence GGAGCACCTTCCATTATGTCAATGTTCATCCTCATCCTTACCTTCCTACTGGGCGTCCCGGGCAACGGCGCAGTCATCTGGGTGTCTGGCTTCAAAATGAAGAGTAAGGTCCACACTGTGTGCTTCCTGAACCTGGCAATGGCTGACCTGATGTATTGCCTGTTACTCCCTTTCCCCATGATCAGCATCTCCCAGTTCTACTCTGGGTACGTTATCAATTTGCCTTGGGTATTTATTACATCCGCTATTCTCCTAAACGCTTTCGTCAGCATATATATGTTATGCCTGATCAGCATCTATCGCTGCCTGGCTATTACTCGGCCCATCTGTTTCCAGCAACATCTGAGCCTCGCATGGGTACGTGCGACCTGCTTCGTGGTCTGGGTCATAGCCAACGCCATATGCCTGCTATTGTTCTTCGATCGCTATCATTCCGAATCTATCATAATTTGGACCGTCTTCAGCTTCGGCCTCCCCCTTGTAATTATGATCATTTGCTACTCCCTCGTTGGCTGGAGGCTGCGCGGGGAAAGGTTCGCTCAGTCCAGGAAGCCCGTACGCCTGATCGTGACGGCGGTCTCCGCCTTTATGATCTGCTggctccccatcactctctgcgCCCTCATAACCATCTTCTCCAGACGTTTTCTTCCGGACTGGGTCATATTCACTAAAGCTCTGGCCTCATTCAACAGCTCCCTCAACCCTTTGGTCTACGTCTTCGCCGGCAGCGACTTCCGTCAGGTCTTCAAGCGCTCCCTGTTTGCCTCGCTCCAGCTGACCTTTACCGAGCCCGAGCTAAAGGGTGAGAGCCAGAACCGCAATCCCACCTCAAATACGATTGTCTGA